In the Chroococcidiopsis sp. SAG 2025 genome, one interval contains:
- a CDS encoding cation-transporting P-type ATPase, translating into MSATPYPNPTHVWHALEVDKTIQVLESNAEAGLSSSQVKQRLEEYGTNELQESGGRSPLAILIDQFKNIMLLMLIAVAIVSAVLDIRNNDFPKDAIAISLIVVLNGILGYVQESRAEKALAALKKLSAPLVRVMRDGKLTEVAAKDLVPGDIMLIEAGVQLAADGRIIEESNLQIRESALTGESHAVEKQADIQVAEETSLGDRVNLVYQGTEVTQGRAKVIVTGTGMQTELGKIAALLQGVESEPTPLQQRMSQLGNVLVAGAMVLVALVVIGGVWRLGWGAFEELLQVSLSMAVAVVPEGLPAVITVTLALGTQRMVKRNALIRKLPAVETLGSVTTICSDKTGTLTQNKMVVQAVELNQQSLRVTGEGYAPQGEFLSDGRAIDADRDSDLQALLVACALCNDSFLQEEQGQWKILGDPTEGALVTLAAKAGIQKDQWSSRLPRVAEFPFSSERKRMSVICRTRQEARGERQEVQDYALSSLASHNSAYLMFTKGSPELTLERCDRIHTGDRAVAINDAQRQQILEKNNQMASQGLRVLGFAYKPWSELPPEGSEETSERELVWLGLVGMLDAPRPEVRDAVARSREAGIRPIMITGDHQLTARAIGIDLGIAQAGDRAVTGQELERMSQADLEREVDQTSIYARVSPEHKLRIVQALQRKGKFVAMTGDGVNDAPALKQADIGIAMGITGTDVSKEASDMVLLDDNFATIVAATEEGRVVYTNIRRFIKYILGSNIGEVLTIAAAPILGLGGVPLSPLQILWMNLVTDGLPALALAVEPAEPNVMKRPPFSPRESIFARGLGWYMVRIGIIFAILSIILMEWAYFHTQANVIPNELSRDRWKTMVFTTLCLAQMGHALAIRSNTRLTIQMNPLSNPYVLGAVGLTTVLQLLLIYVPPLRAFFGTHYITPIELLICFGFSSLMFVWIELEKLFINWQQRRKAHR; encoded by the coding sequence ATGTCTGCAACCCCTTATCCTAACCCAACACACGTTTGGCACGCCCTAGAAGTTGATAAAACTATACAAGTCTTAGAAAGCAATGCAGAAGCGGGTTTAAGCTCGTCTCAAGTCAAGCAACGCTTAGAGGAGTATGGAACCAACGAATTGCAAGAATCAGGAGGTCGCAGTCCGCTAGCGATCCTGATCGATCAGTTCAAAAATATTATGTTGCTGATGCTAATTGCTGTAGCAATTGTATCGGCAGTGTTAGATATACGCAATAACGATTTTCCCAAAGACGCGATCGCGATTAGTTTAATCGTCGTTCTCAACGGTATTCTCGGCTACGTGCAAGAAAGCCGTGCTGAAAAAGCTCTAGCAGCGCTGAAAAAACTGTCTGCTCCCTTAGTCAGAGTCATGCGCGACGGCAAACTGACGGAAGTTGCAGCAAAAGACCTCGTACCAGGGGACATCATGCTGATTGAAGCAGGAGTCCAACTCGCCGCCGATGGCAGGATTATCGAAGAATCAAACCTGCAAATTCGTGAGTCAGCATTGACGGGAGAATCTCATGCAGTAGAAAAACAGGCAGATATTCAAGTAGCCGAAGAGACAAGCTTGGGCGATCGCGTTAACTTAGTCTATCAAGGTACGGAGGTCACTCAAGGACGTGCCAAGGTTATTGTCACCGGCACGGGAATGCAAACGGAACTCGGTAAAATCGCTGCTCTGCTGCAAGGAGTGGAAAGCGAACCGACTCCCCTGCAACAACGGATGTCGCAGTTGGGCAACGTCCTGGTAGCAGGGGCGATGGTTTTAGTCGCTTTGGTAGTTATAGGTGGTGTGTGGCGGTTAGGTTGGGGTGCGTTTGAAGAACTGCTGCAAGTATCTTTGAGTATGGCGGTTGCCGTAGTCCCAGAAGGCTTACCAGCGGTGATTACCGTGACTCTAGCGCTAGGAACGCAGCGGATGGTGAAGCGCAATGCCTTGATCCGCAAACTGCCTGCGGTGGAGACTTTAGGCAGCGTCACCACGATTTGCTCTGATAAAACAGGGACGCTGACGCAAAACAAAATGGTGGTGCAGGCAGTAGAGTTAAATCAACAATCTCTGCGGGTGACGGGCGAAGGATATGCACCCCAAGGAGAATTTTTGAGCGATGGTCGAGCGATTGACGCAGACCGAGATTCAGATTTACAAGCATTGCTAGTTGCTTGTGCTTTGTGTAACGATTCTTTCCTGCAAGAGGAACAAGGACAATGGAAGATTCTCGGCGACCCCACTGAAGGGGCGTTGGTGACTTTAGCCGCTAAAGCTGGAATTCAAAAAGACCAGTGGTCGAGCCGTTTGCCCCGCGTGGCTGAATTCCCTTTCTCTTCCGAACGCAAGCGGATGAGCGTGATTTGTAGAACGAGGCAAGAGGCAAGAGGCGAGAGGCAAGAGGTACAAGACTATGCGCTTTCGTCTTTAGCTTCTCATAACTCGGCTTATTTGATGTTTACAAAAGGGTCGCCAGAGCTAACTTTGGAAAGATGCGATCGCATTCATACAGGCGATCGCGCTGTGGCGATTAATGATGCTCAACGGCAGCAAATTCTGGAAAAAAATAACCAGATGGCAAGTCAAGGGTTGCGGGTGTTGGGTTTTGCCTATAAACCCTGGTCAGAACTGCCTCCAGAGGGATCGGAAGAGACTTCAGAACGAGAATTAGTTTGGCTGGGATTAGTAGGAATGCTTGATGCACCCAGACCGGAAGTGAGGGATGCAGTAGCCAGATCTCGCGAAGCTGGGATTCGTCCGATCATGATCACGGGCGACCACCAGTTAACAGCAAGGGCAATCGGAATCGATTTAGGCATTGCTCAAGCAGGCGATCGCGCCGTAACCGGGCAAGAATTAGAACGGATGAGTCAAGCCGATTTGGAACGGGAAGTAGACCAAACGAGCATCTATGCTAGGGTGTCTCCCGAACATAAACTTCGCATCGTCCAGGCATTGCAACGCAAGGGTAAATTTGTGGCAATGACGGGAGACGGGGTAAACGATGCCCCCGCCTTAAAGCAAGCAGATATCGGAATTGCAATGGGTATTACTGGTACGGACGTGAGCAAGGAAGCTAGCGATATGGTTTTGCTAGATGACAACTTTGCCACGATCGTCGCTGCCACTGAAGAAGGTAGGGTTGTTTACACCAATATCCGCCGCTTTATTAAATACATTCTCGGTAGTAACATCGGTGAAGTGTTAACCATTGCTGCGGCTCCAATTCTTGGACTTGGCGGCGTACCGCTGTCACCATTGCAAATTCTCTGGATGAACCTGGTAACGGATGGTCTACCAGCGTTAGCTTTGGCAGTAGAACCAGCAGAACCCAACGTCATGAAACGCCCGCCATTTAGTCCCCGCGAAAGCATTTTTGCACGGGGCTTGGGTTGGTACATGGTGCGGATTGGGATTATCTTTGCCATTTTGTCAATTATTTTAATGGAGTGGGCGTACTTCCACACGCAAGCGAATGTCATTCCGAACGAACTAAGTCGCGATCGCTGGAAAACAATGGTATTTACCACGCTCTGCCTAGCACAAATGGGTCATGCTTTGGCGATTCGCTCTAACACCCGTCTGACAATTCAAATGAATCCGCTTTCCAATCCCTACGTTTTAGGAGCTGTAGGTTTAACCACAGTATTGCAACTGCTGCTCATTTACGTTCCACCCTTACGAGCCTTCTTTGGCACTCACTACATAACTCCGATAGAATTATTAATCTGCTTCGGCTTCAGCAGTTTAATGTTCGTCTGGATCGAGCTAGAGAAGTTGTTTATTAACTGGCAACAGCGACGGAAAGCGCATAGGTAA